Proteins encoded by one window of Aphidius gifuensis isolate YNYX2018 linkage group LG2, ASM1490517v1, whole genome shotgun sequence:
- the LOC122849521 gene encoding uncharacterized protein LOC122849521, with translation MLGLFRLPILKSVKIAQFGVKSFARLIPRVLKKSYGSSRSNGQRVVYGLNQSFWEFNERINPWLTKVAFRVSVVSYSFYFLIYIIMAFQEKPAKEYVEDITYS, from the exons ATGTTGGGCCTATTTCGTTTGCCAATATTGAAATCTGTTAAAATTGCACAGT ttggTGTTAAAAGTTTTGCACGACTGATTCCAAGAGTACTCAAAAAATCATATGGATCATCCAGATCAAACGGTCAACGGGTTGTTTATGGACTAAATCAGTCATTCTGGGAATTTAACGAAAGAATCAACCCATGGTTAACAAAGGTAGCATTTCGCGTATCTGTCGTCAGTTACTCATTCTACTTTTTGATATAT atcaTAATGGCTTTTCAAGAAAAACCAGCTAAAGAGTATGTTGAAGACATCACATACTCATAA
- the LOC122849522 gene encoding cyclin-dependent kinase 14 isoform X2: MYCQDKSSTASKSKEGGTVTMREKKGGALSRVQKLKKRLSHSFGRLSISKEEAEDVANRGPLPYNGFSEEFLDRLERNGNLPVDKDRRYDWAGVGDHDRVHRQLSVSSDSKLLDDDIREEARVILRPRRPPRPKSEVFLGPDPAPRRTKRFSAFGGDSPFGKSEGYIKLEQLGEGSYATVFKGYSHLAEQIVALKEIRLQEEEGAPFTAIREASLLKELKHSNIVTLHDIIHTRETLTFVFEFVHTDLSQYMERYGSGGGGLDPRNVKLFLFQLLRGLAYCHRRKVLHRDVKPQNLLISELGELKLADFGLARAKSVPSHTYSHEVVTLWYRPPDVLLGSTEYSTSLDMWGVGCIFVEMLTGVPTFPGVRCTYDQLDKIFKILGTPTDDTWPGVTRLPGYKPHRFALYPMKKLGLSFPRLYDIAEGDSMACALLQLNPDNRIDAEEALKHSYFSTLPKKLYELPDEVSIFTVEGIFLFTESRQTFADSRHTTLKT; this comes from the exons ATGTACTGTCAGGACAAGAGCTCAACGGCATCCAAGAGCAAAGAGGGTG GTACTGTGAcgatgagagaaaaaaaaggtggTGCATTAAGCAgagttcaaaaattaaaaaaacgtcTTAGTCATAGTTTTGGACGACTTT ccATTTCAAAAGAAGAAGCTGAAGATGTTGCTAATCGAGGACCCTTACCATACAATGGTTTTTCCGAGGAGTTTCTCGATCGTTTAGAAAGAAATGGCAATTTACCTGTAGATAAAGATAGACGATACG ACTGGGCCGGTGTTGGTGATCATGACAGAGTACATCGACAATTATCAGTATCAAGTGATTCAAAAttacttgatgatgatattagaGAAGAAGCAAGAGTTATACTACGGCCACGTAGACCACCAAGACCAAAATCAGAAGTTTTTCTTGGACCAGATCCAGCACCAAGAAGAACTAAAAGATTTTCTGCATTTGgg gGTGATTCACCGTTTGGTAAATCCGAGGGATATATTAAATTGGAACAATTAGGTGAAGGTTCATATGCCACTGTGTTCAAAGGTTACAGTCATCTTGCTGAACAAATTGTTGCACTAAAAGAAATAAGATTACAAGAAGAAGAAGGTGCACCATTTACTGCCATACGTGAAGCAAGTTTATTGAAAGAATTAAAACACAGTAATATTGTAACATTACATGACATTATACATACACGTGAAAcattgacatttgtatttgaatttgTTCATACTGATCTTTCACAATATATGGAAAGATATGGAAGTGGTGGAGGTGGTTTGGATCCaagaaatgttaaattatttttatttcaattattacgAGGACTGGCCTACTGCCATcgcag AAAAGTTCTTCATCGTGATGTTAAACCACAAAATCTTTTAATTAGTGAATTAGGCGAATTAAAATTAGCTGATTTTGGTTTAGCAAGAGCAAAATCAGTACCATCACATACGTATTCACATGAAGTTGTAACATTATGGTATAGACCACCAGATGTATTACTTGGTTCAACTGAATATTCAACATCACTTGATATGTGGGGTGTTGGTTGTATATTTGTTGAAATGTTAACTGGTGTACCAACATTTCCAGGTGTACGTTGTACATATGATcaacttgataaaatatttaaaatattaggTACACCAACTGATGATACATGGCCTGGTGTAACAAGATTACCTGGCTATAAACCACATCGTTTTGCATTATatccaatgaaaaaattagGCTTATCATTTCCAAGATTATATGATATTGCTGAGGGTGATAGTATGGCTTGTGCATTACTTCAACTTAATCCTGATAATAGAATTGATGCTGAAGAAGCATTGAaacattcatatttttcaacattaccTAAAAAACTTTATGAACTACCTGATg aGGTATCGATATTTACGGTCGAAGGAATATTCCTGTTCACTGAATCTCGACAGACATTCGCAGATTCACGTCACACAACACTCAAGACCTGA
- the LOC122849522 gene encoding cyclin-dependent kinase 14 isoform X1 has protein sequence MYCQDKSSTASKSKEGGTVTMREKKGGALSRVQKLKKRLSHSFGRLSISKEEAEDVANRGPLPYNGFSEEFLDRLERNGNLPVDKDRRYAKSITSTSISHVSDWAGVGDHDRVHRQLSVSSDSKLLDDDIREEARVILRPRRPPRPKSEVFLGPDPAPRRTKRFSAFGGDSPFGKSEGYIKLEQLGEGSYATVFKGYSHLAEQIVALKEIRLQEEEGAPFTAIREASLLKELKHSNIVTLHDIIHTRETLTFVFEFVHTDLSQYMERYGSGGGGLDPRNVKLFLFQLLRGLAYCHRRKVLHRDVKPQNLLISELGELKLADFGLARAKSVPSHTYSHEVVTLWYRPPDVLLGSTEYSTSLDMWGVGCIFVEMLTGVPTFPGVRCTYDQLDKIFKILGTPTDDTWPGVTRLPGYKPHRFALYPMKKLGLSFPRLYDIAEGDSMACALLQLNPDNRIDAEEALKHSYFSTLPKKLYELPDEVSIFTVEGIFLFTESRQTFADSRHTTLKT, from the exons ATGTACTGTCAGGACAAGAGCTCAACGGCATCCAAGAGCAAAGAGGGTG GTACTGTGAcgatgagagaaaaaaaaggtggTGCATTAAGCAgagttcaaaaattaaaaaaacgtcTTAGTCATAGTTTTGGACGACTTT ccATTTCAAAAGAAGAAGCTGAAGATGTTGCTAATCGAGGACCCTTACCATACAATGGTTTTTCCGAGGAGTTTCTCGATCGTTTAGAAAGAAATGGCAATTTACCTGTAGATAAAGATAGACGATACG caaAATCGATAACATCAACATCTATATCACATGTCTCAGACTGGGCCGGTGTTGGTGATCATGACAGAGTACATCGACAATTATCAGTATCAAGTGATTCAAAAttacttgatgatgatattagaGAAGAAGCAAGAGTTATACTACGGCCACGTAGACCACCAAGACCAAAATCAGAAGTTTTTCTTGGACCAGATCCAGCACCAAGAAGAACTAAAAGATTTTCTGCATTTGgg gGTGATTCACCGTTTGGTAAATCCGAGGGATATATTAAATTGGAACAATTAGGTGAAGGTTCATATGCCACTGTGTTCAAAGGTTACAGTCATCTTGCTGAACAAATTGTTGCACTAAAAGAAATAAGATTACAAGAAGAAGAAGGTGCACCATTTACTGCCATACGTGAAGCAAGTTTATTGAAAGAATTAAAACACAGTAATATTGTAACATTACATGACATTATACATACACGTGAAAcattgacatttgtatttgaatttgTTCATACTGATCTTTCACAATATATGGAAAGATATGGAAGTGGTGGAGGTGGTTTGGATCCaagaaatgttaaattatttttatttcaattattacgAGGACTGGCCTACTGCCATcgcag AAAAGTTCTTCATCGTGATGTTAAACCACAAAATCTTTTAATTAGTGAATTAGGCGAATTAAAATTAGCTGATTTTGGTTTAGCAAGAGCAAAATCAGTACCATCACATACGTATTCACATGAAGTTGTAACATTATGGTATAGACCACCAGATGTATTACTTGGTTCAACTGAATATTCAACATCACTTGATATGTGGGGTGTTGGTTGTATATTTGTTGAAATGTTAACTGGTGTACCAACATTTCCAGGTGTACGTTGTACATATGATcaacttgataaaatatttaaaatattaggTACACCAACTGATGATACATGGCCTGGTGTAACAAGATTACCTGGCTATAAACCACATCGTTTTGCATTATatccaatgaaaaaattagGCTTATCATTTCCAAGATTATATGATATTGCTGAGGGTGATAGTATGGCTTGTGCATTACTTCAACTTAATCCTGATAATAGAATTGATGCTGAAGAAGCATTGAaacattcatatttttcaacattaccTAAAAAACTTTATGAACTACCTGATg aGGTATCGATATTTACGGTCGAAGGAATATTCCTGTTCACTGAATCTCGACAGACATTCGCAGATTCACGTCACACAACACTCAAGACCTGA